Below is a genomic region from Flavobacterium ginsengisoli.
GATGGATTAAAACTTGTCCAAGAAAACCAGTTCCAGTTGCTATAATGAGTTTGTTCATTGTGTTGATTTTTTTAGCCACGAATTACACGAATTACACCAATTTTTAAAATGTGTACAATCTGCATTAAAAATAATTAGTGAAAATTAGTGAAATTCGTGGCAGATCCTAACAGTAAATAATTAAGCTTTAAAAACTAATCTTTCTTCTCTCTGAGCTTCTTTAGCTTTTCTTTTTCCTCTAAAAAAGAAATACAAATTAAAGAACAACATGATGCCAAGATAAATAGAAAATCCACCAATTTTATAACTCAGTCTTTCAATTAATTCCTGATAACTGTCTTGGTTTAATTGCAGTTCCAGAATCATTAATGCAAAACCAATATTTAAAAGATAGAATCCAGTTTCAAAAAGTTTGTTCGTCGCTTCAGCAATTTCCTCGCGGCCTTTAAATATATCTAACATAAAGATTTTTCCGTTTTTGAAAAGGGTTTTAGAAACATAATAAGTTAAAAATAAAGCGACTGGTAAATAAATTCCGTAACCAATTAAGATTTTTGTAGTTTCCATAATATTTGAATTTTAGTTGTTGTGAATTATTTTTTTAGCGTATTTGGTGATAATCAAAATGTTGAGGTAATGCAGTATTGAGATAATAAAAATTATGACAGCAGTTTTGATGCAGAGTATTTCGACCAATTGAGACGAAGAAATAATTTTTTGCCAGGAAATTAAAGTCATTGCACAATAGCCAATGTTTAAAAGGTAATAGGCTAAAAGTAAAACCTGATTAATTTTTTGGCAGAGATCGGCGTGATTTGGAATTAGTTCTAAAACAAAAATATTCCCGTTTTTATAGCAGATTTTTCCAACTTTTAGGATAATGAAAATGGTTATGCTGAGGTAAACAAAATACCCAATGATATTAAAATTCATGATTTCCCAATTTATGAGGTTAATACATCTCTTTCAGAACAGGAAGTATTTGCAATTTCCTTTTGTTCTTCACTGTAATTTTTGAACCTTGAGCTAAGAAAATGGAAGTTGGTTTTTGAGTTTGAAGAAATCCAAAATCACTTCCATAATTTTTTTCGAAATCAATATCAATTCTATGATTTACAACTTCAAATTGTTCCCATCTTGAATGTGTCACTTCATATTCAAAAGTGGTTTCTTCATCGATTTTTGTATAGCCGAAGTAATGTTCTGTAATGAATTCAGCTTCAGAATCGATTTCGATTTTACTTAAATCTTTTTTGGTTTCAATTTCAATTGTATTCCATTCTTTGTCATTCTTCCATTGATAGATAAAAGTATTCGTGTTTTGATGTTCTATTATTTCATGTCTCATTTTCTGAGTTTCATAATGTTCTTGATACAAAGTATTGGCGATAAAAGTGATAGATTTTTTAGGAACAATTTCTTTAATGAAAACTACACCACGTTTCCATTCACCGTTTTCAAAACGTTTTACATAAAATCTCAGATTCACTTCTTCAAAATCGATATGAAACGGAACTTTCAATCCTAAAACTCTGGTATTTTTAAACATAAATCCAACTAGACTGACATAACATTTGTTGTCCCAAATATCGATCTCAGTTCCTGTAGGAAGATATTTTTCTAAGATTTCAGCATCAATTTCATAATTGACAAGCGCTAAGTTTTTCCATTCTGCTTTTAAGAAGTTCATATCAATTGTTTTTAAAGTTTTAAACTTTCAGAAAAAAATGAAAGTTTGAATTAAATTTTTTTACTTCATCATTTTCATGACCAATTTTCCTAGCCAGTTATCATTGAATTCAGTCATTTTGTCTAACATATTATCTGCTTTCAAAACAAAATCGTATAATTTGGTAGTTTGATCTACAAAGTGTTTTTCTTCTGCTGAATCTTTTGCTTCAATAGTCGAAACTTCTTTTAAGATTTTCAGCGTTGGTTTAATTTCTCTTTTACTTCTTTCTCTGGAAATTTTAACCGCTAATTCGTCTAAATCTTTTTCAGCTGTAAAGAATTCTTTTCTTTCTCCAGCTTTAAATTCTTTATAGACAATTCCCCAATCCATTAAACTTCTTAAATTCATGCTTGCGTTTCCACGAGAAATTTGCAATTCTTCCATAATGTCTTCCATAGAAATAGGTTCGTTTGAAACCATCAATAAAGCGTGGATCTGTGCCATCGTTTTATTAATTCCCCATTGAGAACCTAATGCTCCCCAAGTTTGTACGAACTTATTTTTTGCTTCTTTGAATTCCATGAGTCAAATGTAAGTAAAAGTTTTTAAACTTTCAAAAATAATTGAAAGATATTTTAAAAAGAGGAATATTCTTAAAATCAGGTATTTATACTTATTTCTTTTTCTTACAATCTTCTTTACTTTGTTTTCTGTAAGAAAAGCCTCTGTCTCATTTCTCATTTTAAGCCTACTATTCGAATCTGCACTTTTGATTTGATAAAATAAACCTAAGTACTTATCTGAAATGAATTCTGAGCTGTTTTTTTAACAAAAGCGTGGAGCAGAACCCACTATAAAAAACGAGGCGCATCCGAAAAGCCTTATGAGTAGGAAACCAAAAACAACAAATTATGTCAGAATTATTAGCAGGTGCTTATTTAGCAAAAGGCACAATCGGAAATGTAGGAACACCAGGTGCTCCAATTGCGGCATTTAGTTTAGTCGTTGTTCCATCGCAACATTCTGTTTCAGGGACAGTAGTAATTACACAAGCTGTTAAAGGAGCAGATAGCCACATTGTAGTTCAAGTAAAAGGAAAGATATTTTCTACTGGGTTTGGCGAATTTACGCAGGTAGTGAGTTTGCAAGGACAATACGTTCAATCTGTTCCGCCTCCAGGGATTGGTTCTTTCTTAGCAGAATTTAATGCTCATTTAGCAATTGATAATGCTTGGAATGGCAAAGGCGGTTTCGGATATTGGAATCACGCTGTTGAAAATGTACCAGTTGCAGTTGCAAAAGAATTAAAGTCTGAGTTGGTTTAAAAAAAACAAAAAGTGAGTAACTCGGATGAATTAAATTTTCGTGTGTTATTTACAATTTGGATTTAGAGGAGCCGTCTGTAATAGGCGGCTCTTTTACATTCAATTCCCTAAAAAAAAACTTAATCAAAAAAAAACAAATGAAAAGAAAACAAGTTATAATCGGTTTAGTAGTTGTTGTTTTGATAGCAGCTGTTACACTCTTTTTTCTAAATAAGGAAAAAATAATAAACAAATATGATTCATCTTCTGGATATGCGAATGCATCGGTACCTTCGACGCCATGCGAATGTGAGTCTAGCTGGTTTCCCCATGAACAGACTCCAGCTCCAGCAGAAGGTGATGGAAGTCCGTTTGATAGCAAGACGACTACAAACTGTGATTTTCATCAATGGTCATGGCAAAAGTTTTTGTGGGTAACAAAACCTTTGCCAAGCGGAAATCCTTTCTTTTTAGATTCTTTAACTTTGGTGAGTCCTCAAATGGAAGATGTAGCACCACAGTTAGGTATAAAATTAGCGCTGAGTTCTATTAATCAGGCTGGTTCCCGTGGCATTTTGCGATCTAATCCAAAATTTAACAATGCTGCAGATACTGTTTATTATTCAATTCACGTTAACAATCTGCTAAAAGACAAGGCCGTTACGACTGCTGCGTTGATCAACAGCGGAAAATTACCGGTTTCGAATTCAGAAACATTTCCTGTTGGGGCATTAGAATTAAAAGTTTCCTGGATTAACATAGATGCAATTGCAAAAGAGCGACAAAAAAATTATTTTACAACAAAAGCTCGCTGTTTTAAACAATAAAGGGAAATATGTTGTAAGAACTGTGGCATTATTAGGTATGCACGTGGTGGGGATTGTAAAAAATCATCCTGAATTTGTCTGGGCTACTTTTGAGCATAAAGATATGGCGCCTGTCTACGATAAGAAAAACAATTCTGTAACAGCTGCAAATGAAATGTTGTTTTATGAAAAAGGAACAAGTACTGGTATAAATGGGATTAAATGGCAAAAAAGTACAGCCTCGCCGATTACTCCAAATAAGGCATTTATTCTTTATGAGTATGGTATTCCAAAAGATTTAGGTACGGGTTCGTTTATGGCAACAAGTCAGACAGAACCAGTTAACTTTAATAATATAGATAATATTAATAAGTGCGTCGCTTCTAATCTGAAAGATGTTTTTAATAATTATTTTTATAATGGTTCTATTTGGTTAGATTTTGATGGATTTTCTTCTCAAGATCAAATCAAAGCAATTGTCACTAGAGATATTTCAAGTGCACTTCCAGATTCATTAGCAAGAGGTTCGGTTAATTTGGCAAATATTACAATGGAAACCTATACGCAGACTTTCCAAAATGATATACACCAAATTAATAATACAAATTTAATTAGTTGTTTTTATTGCCATCAATCTGAAAACTTTGACGACAAAAGACCAGGTAAATCTCCATTATTCTTAAGTCATTTATTTGGAGATTATTTACTATTTACCAAACCTGCAGTTGCACTTACTGGTAAAAATGCTACTAATTCTGCTAGCTCAAGAGCAAAACGTATAGAAGAAATAGAGGCTTTGAAAGTTAAACAGTTAGAGAAATTTATTAAAGAGAAAAAGTAAAAAAATAATTTTCATATTAGAAACTAAATTATACTATTTCGATTTTATAAAGCCAAAGTAGATTTAATTTTACTTTGGCTTTTATTTATAGTAATGGTTCGAAGTTATTTAACGAATAATAAAGTTATGTTAATTCAACGCACGAAATTTTTGATTAAATAATGGTACAGCTATTTTTGTAAAAATCACAATTTATGGAATTATACTACACATTTTCGGTGCTAATTGTATTGGCATCTTTCTTCGCCTATTTGAATTTAAGATTTTTAAAACTTCCTGGAACCATCGGAATCATGATTATTGCCATGCTGGTTTCGGTTGGAATTCGCCTTTTGGGAGATTCTTATTTTCCTGCAACTACTAAGCATTTTTTTGATTTAATAAAGGAATTTGACTTCAACGAAATCCTAATGGGAGCCATGTTGAATTTTCTTTTATTTGCTGGAGCATTGCACGTAAATATGGCTGATCTGAAAGAACAAAAAGTGCCTATTATGATTTATTCTACGGTAAGTGTTGTTTTATCGGCTTTGATAATTTCGATGCTTCTATTTTATATCGCGCCACTTTTAGGAATAAAAATACCTTACATATTTTGTTTAGTTTTTGGAACTCTAATTTCTCCAACTGATCCAATTGTGGTCTTAGGAGTTTTAAAAGAAGCAAAAGTTCCAAAAAGAATAGAAACTAAAATTGTTGGTGAGTCATTGTTTAATGATGGAGTAGCAGTAGTAATGTTTGCTGTTGTTCTAAAAATGGCAACCGATCCAACATTTGATGCAACTTTTAGCTCGATCTCTTTGTTATTTATAGAAGAAGGAATCGGTGGACTTTTATTAGGAGCGGTTTTCGGATTTACAGCTTCAAGAGTCATGAAAAAAATTGACGATTATAAAGTTTCTGTTCTTATAACGCTTTCCATAGTAACAGGAGGATTTTTGGTGGCACAGGCTTTACACGTTTCGAGTCCGTTAGCAATGGTTGTTGCCGGATTGATTATTGGAAATTATGGTAAAAAAGTGGCCATGAGCGAAGTGACCAAAGATTATTTAGGGAAATTTTGGGAACTTATTGATGAGATTCTAAATGCCGTTTTGTTTTTATTTATTGGTTTCGAATTATTATTGCTTCCAAATTTAGACAAACAGTTGTTGACAGGTATTGTTGCCATTTTTATTGTACTGTTTTCAAGATTAACTTCGATTGTTTTACCTTGGAAATTCTTCGATATCTTTAAGTTCTTCGGAATTAAATCGGCTTACAATAAAGGTTCATTGATGGTTTTGGTTTGGGGAGGAATTCGCGGTGGAGTTTCTATTGCGTTAGTTCTTTCAATGCCAGAAAGCGAATATAAAAACTTGTTGCTTGAGGTAACTTATATTGTTGTTTTATTCTCAATTGTAGTTCAAGGATTAACTGTTGGAAAGTTGGCAAAAAGAGTTTTAGAGAAAGAGTAAAATTAAGTTATAAAAATAAAGAGACCTACAAAGAATATTCTTTGTAGGTCTTTTTTGTTTCTCTATTATTTAGTTTTGTTTGATTTGACAGTTTTAGATTACTTTTTGTGATTGTTTGCAATACTTTTATGTGTAAATTCGTATGCCTTATATTTTTTTTGAAAGATATAAGATACATTTTTTGTTTGCGCTTTTTTAAACAAATAAAGAATTAACCACTAAATATTATCCAAAAACAAATTAATCATGAAAGAATTCGAAAGAAAGAAAAGTGCATTTGATTTAAGTAATTATTTTTTAAATGAGCCTTTTTTAAGTCAAGTGCATGTTATAATACAAGAAAAAAAACAGATGCATCTTTTGGCGTTTACCAATTAGCAAATCAATTGAAAATTAGCAAATCTCAGCTTAACCGTAAGATGAAAAAAGAAATGAGTTTCTCGCCCAAGAAACTCATTTTGCATTATAAAATGGATCTAGCAAAGCATATTCTGAGTCAAAACAGATATTCTATAGAAGAAACAGCGTTTTATTGTGGTTTTAGCGGTGTAACTCATTTCAGCCGTAAGTTCAAGCAGGAATTTGGGATTTCTCCATTGGCATATCGTAAAAACGGACTTATAATTGTTTTTAATCCTCATGATTGGAAAATTCCTCTTAACGATGAGTGTTTTAATAAACTAATTCAATTAAAGGATGAAAATAAATGGTTTGCAAAATTGCTAATTACTATTATTGATAATCTTGATAATGAAGCATTTTCTATAGAAATGCTATCAGACAAACTTTTTATGAGTTCCTCAAATCTCAATCGGAAAGTGAAATCCTTATTTGAGTTCTCACCAGTTCGCCTCCTTCGCGATATACGTCTTCAATACGCTACCGAATTAATAGTGCTACAAAACAAATCAATAACTGAAGCCGCTTTTCTTGCTGGTTTTTTTGATGTTGCCCATTTATCTCGTGTCTTCAAGAAAAATTTTAATTGCAGTCCCAGTAAATATGAAAGCAGAACTACTTTATTCCCCTTCATTAATTTATTAAAAAAGGAATATGAATCAAATTGATAATAAGTGGCTGATTTTGTACAAGTTAAATGAGTGATTGACTTGTAATTTTGACTTATTAGAATTCAGGATTTGTACAAATTGAATCTAAGAAGCTTGTTAACTTATTCTGCAGATAAGAAAGATAAGAGTCCAAATTCAAATAAAAAAAGATAACAGAAATACCTGGTATATAATATATCCAATAAGTTACAAGAGAGACATTACTGTTACATCAAATTTTGTTTGAGTTTAAGATTTTTTTTTAGTGCTACAAATTTGCTTTAAAAGGTTATAAATAGATGTATTGAAACCCGAATAAAGTAGAGATGAAAAATGTTATCGGCAAAGAAAAAAGCCGATAGCTTAAATTAAAATTAGTAATCAAATAAGAAAATTATGAGCAAATTACATTTTTACAGAAATAGTGTCAAAGACGCTGACGGAGACGGAACTTTAGATAAAGAAGGTTTTTCTGCCGTTCTATCATGGGGAGAAGTTAAATCTGGATATACCTATGAAGTTAGAAGTGGTACAAGAGTGAGTGGAGATAGTTATCCGTGTACTACGGGAGCTACGAAAGATGGTACTGCAAAGTTTGGAAAGAAAAGTGCTTAATGCATTTTAGCGGAGCAATACCCACTTTAAAAAACGAACTGTTTGCATTCAGGAAATAATGCAGGGCGGAACCCGAAAAGCCAATGAGTAGGGACATACAAACAAATATGAAATTATGGCAACTTTTACCACAACAATTAATATTAGTCCGGCTGATGTAAAAATTTTAAAAGATCAGGGATATTCTTTATACGGATTTAAATCGGTAGCGGCTACTGGTGATGGTTCTCCTACTGTTTGGTTTAATCTACCAACAGAAAAATTATTGGGGAAAACAAAAATTACTTGGGAAGAAGAGTTTCAAGCATACAATTCGACCACTACAATTGCGCCTAAAACTAAAATTGAAGCAAGTAACACAATTGCAACTGATTTAGGACAATTAGTAACGATAGAAAAAGGTTCTGGAAATATTGAATCTAGTACAGACGGATATGATGGTGCTGTATCTTTTCTTAATAAAGATACACAGCAATTTACAGTTGGAATTAATCAATTGGTAAATGGTAAATCAAATATTTTATGTGCTTTTCCAATTTTAGGAGCTGGATCTTCAAGAGTGATTACGCCAATTACTAAAATTGCATTGATTTTTTCTACAGAGCAAATTGTAACTGCAACGGTAATTACTAAAGCAATGTCGGCTGGAGCTTTTATTAATCTTACAGGAGTAACTTCACGCGAAACTAATTATTCGATAGACTCAGGCTGGGATGCTGGCGGAGGAACGTGGCT
It encodes:
- a CDS encoding YqjF family protein; amino-acid sequence: MNFLKAEWKNLALVNYEIDAEILEKYLPTGTEIDIWDNKCYVSLVGFMFKNTRVLGLKVPFHIDFEEVNLRFYVKRFENGEWKRGVVFIKEIVPKKSITFIANTLYQEHYETQKMRHEIIEHQNTNTFIYQWKNDKEWNTIEIETKKDLSKIEIDSEAEFITEHYFGYTKIDEETTFEYEVTHSRWEQFEVVNHRIDIDFEKNYGSDFGFLQTQKPTSIFLAQGSKITVKNKRKLQILPVLKEMY
- a CDS encoding DUF1842 domain-containing protein, translating into MSELLAGAYLAKGTIGNVGTPGAPIAAFSLVVVPSQHSVSGTVVITQAVKGADSHIVVQVKGKIFSTGFGEFTQVVSLQGQYVQSVPPPGIGSFLAEFNAHLAIDNAWNGKGGFGYWNHAVENVPVAVAKELKSELV
- a CDS encoding helix-turn-helix transcriptional regulator — encoded protein: MKISKSQLNRKMKKEMSFSPKKLILHYKMDLAKHILSQNRYSIEETAFYCGFSGVTHFSRKFKQEFGISPLAYRKNGLIIVFNPHDWKIPLNDECFNKLIQLKDENKWFAKLLITIIDNLDNEAFSIEMLSDKLFMSSSNLNRKVKSLFEFSPVRLLRDIRLQYATELIVLQNKSITEAAFLAGFFDVAHLSRVFKKNFNCSPSKYESRTTLFPFINLLKKEYESN
- a CDS encoding GbsR/MarR family transcriptional regulator, coding for MEFKEAKNKFVQTWGALGSQWGINKTMAQIHALLMVSNEPISMEDIMEELQISRGNASMNLRSLMDWGIVYKEFKAGERKEFFTAEKDLDELAVKISRERSKREIKPTLKILKEVSTIEAKDSAEEKHFVDQTTKLYDFVLKADNMLDKMTEFNDNWLGKLVMKMMK
- a CDS encoding cation:proton antiporter codes for the protein MELYYTFSVLIVLASFFAYLNLRFLKLPGTIGIMIIAMLVSVGIRLLGDSYFPATTKHFFDLIKEFDFNEILMGAMLNFLLFAGALHVNMADLKEQKVPIMIYSTVSVVLSALIISMLLFYIAPLLGIKIPYIFCLVFGTLISPTDPIVVLGVLKEAKVPKRIETKIVGESLFNDGVAVVMFAVVLKMATDPTFDATFSSISLLFIEEGIGGLLLGAVFGFTASRVMKKIDDYKVSVLITLSIVTGGFLVAQALHVSSPLAMVVAGLIIGNYGKKVAMSEVTKDYLGKFWELIDEILNAVLFLFIGFELLLLPNLDKQLLTGIVAIFIVLFSRLTSIVLPWKFFDIFKFFGIKSAYNKGSLMVLVWGGIRGGVSIALVLSMPESEYKNLLLEVTYIVVLFSIVVQGLTVGKLAKRVLEKE